AATAAATCATTCCGGATAATTTTTATGAATCTAATCACCAGAAGAATCAACCTATTAACCATCCTATTTTTACTGATCGTAAATTACTTTCCGGGTTATGCTCAGAATAAACCTGATCAGGAACGAAAACAGTTATTTGACTATGATTGGAAATTTATCCTGGCTGATGAGGCCTCAGCCAGATCAACAGATTTTAACGACGCCGGCTGGCGCAGCCTTGATTTGCCACATGATTGGAGTATTGAAGGGAAAATAAAACCTAAAAATCCCAGCGGAGGTGCCGGGGGCTATTTTCCTGCGGGTGTAGGCTGGTATAGGAAAACCTTTAAAGCTCCGGGGGAATGGAAAGGCAAAAATATTTCTATTTATTTTGAGGGGGTATATATGAATTCCGAGGTATTTATCAATGGAAAGTCTCTTGGTGTTCGCCCTTATGGTTATTCTTCATTTAGTTACGACCTGTCGCCTCATTTGAATTTTGGTGGAGAAAATGTCATCGCTGTGCGCGTGGACAACTCTCAACAAATAAACTCCAGATGGTACACCGGATCCGGTATTTACCGCCATGTCTGGATGAGGGTTTCCGATCCGCTGCATGTGGCCGACTGGGGAGTAGCAATCAGCACTCCTATTGTATCCTCAAAAATGGCAACTGTGCAGGTAAAGACACTGATAAAAAACGAAACTGGTTTAGCTCAGAATTTCCTGCTTAGGACTCGTCTGTGGTCTGTAAAATCCGGAAATGCGGGGAACCATAAAATAAAGGTAGAACTGGCAGCTAATACTGAAAAGGAAATTATTCAAACTATAAAAGTAGCGAACCCTTTGTTATGGGCACCGGAAACGCCCAATTTATATCAGGCACAGTCTCAGCTATTAAAAGCTGACCGGGTTATAGACGAAACCCAAACTGGTTTTGGTATTCGTTCCTTAAGGTTTACTCCTGAAAATGGTTTCCAGCTTAACGGAAAAACAGTCAAGATCAGCGGTGGATGTGTACATCACGACAATGGTTGTCTGGGTGCAGCCGCCTTTGACCGGGCCGAAGAACGTAAGGTTGAGCAATTAAAAGCTGCCGGATTTAACGCAGTCAGAACCGCTCATAATCCTCCTTCCGAAGCTTTCCTCGATGCTTGTGACAAGCTGGGGCTACTGGTGATGGACGAAGCTTTTGATGGTTGGAAGGGTGCTAAAAATAAATACGATTACTCCATATATTTTGACCAGTGGTGGAAAAGTGATTTGGAAACGATGGTGTTGCGGGATAGAAATCATCCCTCCATTTTTATGTGGAGTTCAGGCAATGAAGTATCCGAAAGAAAAACCCCCGAAGCCGTGCAAACGGCTAAAATGCTTGCCGCTGCAATCAAAAATATAGATGCAACCAGACCAGTTACTTCGGCGGTTGTCATCTGGGGCGAATGGGAGGTCTTTGATCCGCTCATGGCTGTTCATGATGTTGCCGGTTATAACTATCAGTTGCATAGCGCACCAGCAGATCATAAGAGAATTTCTTCCCGCGTTATTGTGCAGACAGAATCCTATCCAAGAGATGCATTTGCCAACTGGAAACTGGTACAGGACAATAGTTATATTATTGGAGATTTTGTATGGTCGGCTATCGATTACCTGGGAGAATCAGGAATAGGACGCTCCTTCTATTCAGGTCAGGTGCCAGGAGAGAACTGGGACAACGAGATGTTTCCCTGGCATGGTGCTTACTGCGGAGATATAGATCTGACCGGATGGAGAAAACCGATATCACATTATAGAAGCTTGTTATATAATGATACAGAAAAGCTGTACATGGCTGTTCGTGAACCCAATCCGGAACCATTGGAAATCAAAGAAACCAAATGGTCGGTATGGCCTACCTGGGAAAGCTGGACCTGGCCAGGTCATGAAGGGAAAAATATCGATGTAGAGGTATATTCAAAATATCCAAAAGTCAGGCTTTACCTGAACGATAAACTGATCGGCGAAAAGGCAACAGGTCTGGAACAGGAATTCAGAGCTACTTTTTCCGTTCCTTTTATGCCTGGAATACTGAAGGCAACCGGCCTGGAAAACGGTAAGGAAACAGCACCAGTCATCCTGCAAACCTCTGGAAATGCAGCGCTGGCTAAACTGACCGCCGATCGAAAGGAAATATTAGCTAACGGACAGGATTTATCATACGTTACAGTTGAAATAACCGATAAGAATGGGGTCATTCAACCGAATGCGACAAATCGCCTGCATTTCAAAATCGAAGGACCTGGTATAATTGCAGGAATAAGTAATGCTGATGTTAAAGATTACGATCAATATGCGGGCAGTTCAGTTAATGCATGGCATGGGCGGGCACTCGTAGTCATTAGAAGTACCCGTACTACAGGTAATATTAAACTTTCAGTAACTTCCCCTGACTTAACAGAGGCAACTTTAAACATCCGAACCCTGAACAATTAGCAGTATAACCATAATAGTAATGAACAAACTAAAGTCAGTATCCAAAGAATTGGTGTTTATCTTTCTATCAGTTTTTGTTTTTAGCTATGTCTCAAATGGCCAGACAGCAATGATCAATTCCCAATCGAGGCATTTAACAAGTTTGAATGGCGATTGGAATGTGATCATTGACCCTACCGGGCTTGGCGACTGGAGGCAAGTATGGCAGGAGAAAAAGCCGGAGAAAAAAACGGATTTTGTGGAGTACTCATTTGAAGGTGCACCGGTATTAAAAGTGCCGGGCGACTTCAATTCACAAATGCCTGAGCTGACCTATTTTGAAGGTGTGGTCTGGTATAAAAAACAAATCAATTATACGCTTCGAAAAGGAAAGCGACTTTTCCTGTATTTCGGGGCTGTCAATTATAAGGCTGATGTATTTTTGAATGGGGAAAGAATTGGAAGTCATGAAGGTGGTTTTACTCCTTTTCAATTTGAAATCACAGAAAAAATAAAAGACGGGGTAAATGCACTGATCGTAAAGGTGGATAACAAACGCCTGAAAAACGGAATCCCGGGATTAGGGTATGATTGGTTTAATTATGGAGGCATCACCCGGGAGGTAAATCTTATTGAAACCGGCCACACTTATATTGAGGATTACCAAATTCAGCTCCCTAAAGAAAGCCGCAAAGAAATTTCCGGATGGATAAAGTTAAACGGAGCCAATAAGGAACAAGGTCTTAAAGTTAAAATTCCGGAACTGGGCCTGGTTTATTCCACAAAATCGGATAGCTCTGGTATGGCAAGATTGAAATTCCAGGCGTCTTTTAAACCCTGGTCGCCCGATAATCCCAAACTTTACAAAGTGCTTGTGGAAAGCGAGACAGATACCATTGAAGATGAAATCGGTTTCAGGAATATCGAAGTAAGGGGAAATAAAGTATTTCTGAACGGCAAAATGATCTTTCTTAAGGGGGTAAATATTCATGAAGAGAATCCTTATAAAGGGGCAAAAGCATTTTCCAGCGAGGATGCCGTACTGCTATTGAACAGTGCCAAAGAACTTGGTTGTAATTTAGTTCGTCTGGCTCATTATCCGCACAATGAGCACATGATAAAGCAGGCTGAAAAAATGGGACTAATGGTTTGGAGTGAATTACCCATTTACCAGCACATAGAATTTTCGGATACTGCGGTTCCTTTAAAAATGGAACTTATGCTTAAGGAAATGATCCAGAGGGATAGAAACCGCTGTAGTGTGGTAATCTGGAGTCTCTCCAATGAAACTTATACTTCCACGCCGGGAAGGGATTTAGAACTGGTTAGCCTCACCAAAAAATGCAGGGAAGCTGATCCGACAAGGTTGCTCACACATGTGGTGAATAATCAAGCCTACAACAACAATACATTTAAGGTATGGGATACACTTTACCGCTACGCAGATCTCATCTCCCTGAACGAGTATGTGGGCTGGTATGTTCCCTGGCAAGGTAAACCGGTAGATACAAAATGGGAGTTAAACTATCCCGATAAGCCGGTTTTTATTTCAGAATTCGGAGCTGAAGCGCTTTATGGCAGCAAGGGCCCTATTGATGAAGCTGCCTTCTGGACAGAAGAATATCAGGAACAGATTTATATTGATCAGCTAAAAATGTTCAGCACAACTCCCAATTTATGTGGGATAGCTCCCTGGCTTTTATTTGATTACCGTTCATTGGGTAGAATGCACCCGGTTTATCAAAAAGGGTTCAACCGAAAAGGGCTGTTATCTGAAAAAGGGGAGAAGAAAAAGGCTTGGCAAGTCATGCATGAGCATTATTTGAAATACAAAAAATAAATTATTAAGGTGAAAAAATCTATAACACTATTCGTATTAACGATACTTATTTCATTATCGGTTGTAAAATCGCAGGAAGTGAATCCATTCTTCCCGGCAAAGGATCTGATTACAACCGGAATATACTATTATCCGGAACACTGGAAGGAAAGCCAATGGGAACGGGACATCAAGAAGATTTCAGATATGGGCTATGAGTTTGTTCATCTTGCCGAATTTGCCTGGTTTAAAATGGAGCCGAAAGAAGGGCAGTTTGATTTTGCCTGGCTGGATAAGGTGGTCGCCCTTTGTGTCAAACATAAACTTAAAGTGCTCATGTGCACACCATCGGCAACTACACCAGCCTGGATGAGGGTAAATTATCCTGAAACATTTGTGATGGACGGGCATTATATCCGGGCCGAGCATGGGACGAGGGGGCTTGGCTCAATCGTCAACCCTAAATATCGGTTGTTTGTAGAAAAGGTGGTTACGGAAATGGCAAGGCGCTACGGACAAAATAAAGACGTGATCGGGTGGCAGCTGGATAATGAACCGGATGCCAAACCAGATTATAGCCCTTCATCGCAGGAGGCTTTCAGGCAATGGCTAAAAAATAAATACAAAACGGTTGAGTCATTAAATGATGCCTGGGGTACAGCGTTCTGGAGCCAGTGGTACAATAACTTTAACGAGGTGATGATCCATAATACCAACCTGGTGGGTTGGTGGGGAAACAACCCTCATGCCTTACTCGATTTTAAGCGTTATTGTGCGGATGCTCAGGCCGAATTTCTTGATTTTCAGGCCGGCACCTTGCGTAACTACATTTCAAAGAATCAATACATCACCACTAATTATACTGCAGTTTCTCCGGGGTCTGATGCGGGAAGAACAAAGAAACTCGATTTTGCAGCCTACACCGCTTACCCTAACGGAGGCAGTGACAATATCGGGGAGCTTGGTTTCAGATTGGGAGACAGTAAAGTGATCCTTTTTGCATCAGCCTATTTTAAGCACTTGGGAGGGGTATCTGGAGTCATGGAGATCCAGCCGGGGCCGGTAAACTGGGGAGCATATAATCCGCTTCTTTTGCCCGGAACCGTACGCATGTGGTTGTACCATACCTTTGCTGCTGGAGGGAAACTGGCCTGTTCCTATCGGTTCCGGCAGATTTTGTACAGCTCCGAGCAATACCATGCAGGGGTCATTCAAACAGATGGGGTTACGCCTTCGCCCGGGGGTGAGGAGTATATCGAATTCATGAAAGAAATCAAGGAGCTGCGGCAGCAATACAGGCCGGGTGTTAAGGTGCCGGAAAAACTTGCCGCGAGGTCGACTGCAATTCTTTGGAACCTGGAAAACTATTGGACGATCGAAAGGCAAAAACAAACTACACAGTGGAATACCTGGAATTACCCGGTTAAGTTTCTGGAAATGGCGAAGTCTTTAGGCGCCCAGGTTGATGTGATACCTGAAACTACCGATTTGTCGGATTATAAAGTAGTCATCGTTCCCGCTTACGAACTGGCGGATGCCGCTTTAATTAAGAAATGGAATAATTATGTGTCCGCCGGAGGGCATTTAATCCTTACCTGTCGCACCGCAACCAAAGATCGTATGGGGCATTTCTGGGAGGCTAAGCCGGCAGCGCCAATCGCTGACCTTATCGGAGCTCAGGTGATCGCAACTGATATGCTTTCAGCTCATGCGAAAGGCGATATCCGGATGAAGTCAAAACATTACAGTTGGAATAACTGGGCGGATTTGCTATCGCCTGAGCGGAATACAGAAGTACTGGCAACCTATGAAAACCAATTTTACAAGGGGAAGGCAGCTGTGGTAAAACGGAGAATCGGTAAAGGGTCTGTAACTTATATCGGCGTAGATACGGACGATTCCAATCTGGAAAAGGACATCTTAAAAAACATCTACGCTGATGCGGGAGCAACCACAGAAGACTATCCGCAAGGTGTTTATGTGTATTGGAGGGATGGTTTCTATATGGCTGTAAATTATTCTTCTGCTGATTATACCATGAAGATCCCGGAAACTTCAAAAGTGTTTGTTGGAGAGAAAATATTAAAGCCTGCAGGCGTATTGGTTTGGAGCGAATAATCGGATCTGAAATACTATAATTCTCAAAAGATATGATGATTTAATCGTAGTTTAGCTATGTTAACAATAAACAACCAATTATAACTGCCTACGGCTTCAGCTTTTACCATTGAGGGATTTTAATAGAAAGATATATGTTTCAGCTTTAGTACTGATCAGCATATTCATCCTGTGCAATCCACTTTTTGCACAGGAAAATGTGTACCGGTTTTCCCATCTGGATATGTCAAATGGCTTATCAGATAATCAGGTTAATGCCATATATAAAGATCATAAAGGGTTTATGTGGTTTGGAACCCTGGCTGGTCTCAACAGATATGATGGGAATGAGTTCAAGGTATTTAAACACAATTCAAAAGATAGTACCAGCATACCGGATGGTTATATTATTAAGATATTTGAAGGGCCGGGGAAAGACTTATGGGTTAAGTCCAGTAATGGTTTTAACATTTATGATCCCTCAACGGAGAAGTTTGAGCGGTTTCAGGACAAGCACTTTAAAAAGTATAAAATCCCCGGAGGATACCTGAGAGATATCAAAACCAATAACCGGGGCAGGTATTATTTTTTTATCGAAAAGCAGGGTATCTTTTGTTACGATGAGAAGAGTAAGGTAACCACCCGTTATGCACATAAGAAAGGTGAGTTACAGTCTTTACATTCAGATCAGATTAATGATTTTGTAGAAGACCTAAAGGGTAATCTATGGGTGATTTACAATGATGGTGTCCTTGATAAATTTAACTTAAAGGAACGAAGAGTAATCAACCGATACCTTGAAGTCAGCAAACGTTTCAGGAAGCAGGAAACTTTCAACCTGAATCATGATTCAGAAGGCAATATTTTTATTTATAGCAGGGGTAATCCTTTCGGACTGTATTACCTTAATGCAGCTAGTGCTCAATTTAGTTATTTTGGGAAAAAGCAAGACCATTCGGGCCTGAGTTCGACCAATGTAAGTGATATCATTGAGGGCGATGATGGAAATATCTGGATAGGAACTGATCATGGCGGAATTAATATGCTGAATAAAAAGACGGGTAAACTCAGCTATATTTTAAGTAAAGAAGACGACCTCAGAGGCTTAAACGATAACAGTATCTCTACTTTATATAAAGACAACAATGGGATCATTTGGATCGGCTCCTTTAAAAAGGGGATTAGTTATTACCATAAAAGCATCTATAAGTTTCCCCAAAGTCAGTATTTAACCGCGAAAAACGCCATACATAAAGATGTGAACTCGTTTGCAGAAGATCATAAGGGAAATTTGTGGATTGGTACAAACGGGGCTGGCCTGTTGTATTTAAACAGGAGCACCGGTCAGATTAAAACTTACCGTAATGACCCGGGAAACAGTAATTCCCTAAGCAGCGATATTGTGGTCAGCCTTTGGATTGATCATTCTGGCCTGTTATGGATTGGCACGTATTTAGGAGGCCTTGATGCTTTTGACGGACAGAAGTTCAAGCATTTTAAGCATTCCGCAGACCCTTCCAGTCTCTCCGATAATCGCATTTATGCATTGTTAGAGGACTCCTCCAGGAGGCTTTGGATCGGTACTTTAAATGGTGGATTGGATTTGTTTGACCGGAACACTAATAAATTTAAGCACTTTAATCCCTCTGTTAAAAACACGCTGAATTCTTATGTCGTTTCTTGTTTATATGAAGATAAAAACAAAAATATCTGGATTGGGACTACAGCAGGTGTTAATATTCTGGATCATAAAACATCCGGATTTAAGTATTTAAAAAACAACAGCAAGGATACAAATAGTCTGGTACAGAATGATGTCAATTCCATTGTAGAAGATGCAAGAGGCTGGGTCTGGATCGGTACCAGGGAAGGTTTGAGCATTTACCATCCCAGGACGGGAAAGTTCAAAAATTTAAGCGAAGATGTTGGTTTGCCGGAAAATACAGTATTTGAACTTCTGGAAGATGAAGACCATCATATTTGGTATAGCTCCCGAAAAGGGCTATACAAGATTTCTGTAATTGCTGAAGGGAAAACGTATAAATTCAGGTATAGTAAATACAACAAATCTGATGGACTGCAAAGTACACAGTTTAATATCAACGCGGTAGCTAAAACAAGAGCTGGCGAGTTAATTTTTGGGGGACCAAATGGCTTCAATATTTTCAGGGCGGGTCAGATCAAAAACAGTCAGGTTCCTTCCGGCTTGCTACTGACTGATTTAGAGGTGTTTAATCATGAAGTTCGTGTTGGAGAAAGTATCAATGGACGTACAATTCTGCCCCAAACCATCACAGAACTTAAGAAGTTAACCCTTAGCTATAAGGAAAATGTCTTTTCAATCAGATTTGCCTTACTTAACTATTTTAATCACCACAAGATAACCTATAGGTACAACCTGGAAGGATTTGACAAGCGCTGGCTTACTGTTCCTTCTGAAATACCTAAAGCTACTTTTACCAA
This region of Pedobacter steynii genomic DNA includes:
- a CDS encoding beta-galactosidase, with translation MKKSITLFVLTILISLSVVKSQEVNPFFPAKDLITTGIYYYPEHWKESQWERDIKKISDMGYEFVHLAEFAWFKMEPKEGQFDFAWLDKVVALCVKHKLKVLMCTPSATTPAWMRVNYPETFVMDGHYIRAEHGTRGLGSIVNPKYRLFVEKVVTEMARRYGQNKDVIGWQLDNEPDAKPDYSPSSQEAFRQWLKNKYKTVESLNDAWGTAFWSQWYNNFNEVMIHNTNLVGWWGNNPHALLDFKRYCADAQAEFLDFQAGTLRNYISKNQYITTNYTAVSPGSDAGRTKKLDFAAYTAYPNGGSDNIGELGFRLGDSKVILFASAYFKHLGGVSGVMEIQPGPVNWGAYNPLLLPGTVRMWLYHTFAAGGKLACSYRFRQILYSSEQYHAGVIQTDGVTPSPGGEEYIEFMKEIKELRQQYRPGVKVPEKLAARSTAILWNLENYWTIERQKQTTQWNTWNYPVKFLEMAKSLGAQVDVIPETTDLSDYKVVIVPAYELADAALIKKWNNYVSAGGHLILTCRTATKDRMGHFWEAKPAAPIADLIGAQVIATDMLSAHAKGDIRMKSKHYSWNNWADLLSPERNTEVLATYENQFYKGKAAVVKRRIGKGSVTYIGVDTDDSNLEKDILKNIYADAGATTEDYPQGVYVYWRDGFYMAVNYSSADYTMKIPETSKVFVGEKILKPAGVLVWSE
- a CDS encoding glycoside hydrolase family 2 protein — protein: MNKLKSVSKELVFIFLSVFVFSYVSNGQTAMINSQSRHLTSLNGDWNVIIDPTGLGDWRQVWQEKKPEKKTDFVEYSFEGAPVLKVPGDFNSQMPELTYFEGVVWYKKQINYTLRKGKRLFLYFGAVNYKADVFLNGERIGSHEGGFTPFQFEITEKIKDGVNALIVKVDNKRLKNGIPGLGYDWFNYGGITREVNLIETGHTYIEDYQIQLPKESRKEISGWIKLNGANKEQGLKVKIPELGLVYSTKSDSSGMARLKFQASFKPWSPDNPKLYKVLVESETDTIEDEIGFRNIEVRGNKVFLNGKMIFLKGVNIHEENPYKGAKAFSSEDAVLLLNSAKELGCNLVRLAHYPHNEHMIKQAEKMGLMVWSELPIYQHIEFSDTAVPLKMELMLKEMIQRDRNRCSVVIWSLSNETYTSTPGRDLELVSLTKKCREADPTRLLTHVVNNQAYNNNTFKVWDTLYRYADLISLNEYVGWYVPWQGKPVDTKWELNYPDKPVFISEFGAEALYGSKGPIDEAAFWTEEYQEQIYIDQLKMFSTTPNLCGIAPWLLFDYRSLGRMHPVYQKGFNRKGLLSEKGEKKKAWQVMHEHYLKYKK
- a CDS encoding sugar-binding domain-containing protein, which produces MNLITRRINLLTILFLLIVNYFPGYAQNKPDQERKQLFDYDWKFILADEASARSTDFNDAGWRSLDLPHDWSIEGKIKPKNPSGGAGGYFPAGVGWYRKTFKAPGEWKGKNISIYFEGVYMNSEVFINGKSLGVRPYGYSSFSYDLSPHLNFGGENVIAVRVDNSQQINSRWYTGSGIYRHVWMRVSDPLHVADWGVAISTPIVSSKMATVQVKTLIKNETGLAQNFLLRTRLWSVKSGNAGNHKIKVELAANTEKEIIQTIKVANPLLWAPETPNLYQAQSQLLKADRVIDETQTGFGIRSLRFTPENGFQLNGKTVKISGGCVHHDNGCLGAAAFDRAEERKVEQLKAAGFNAVRTAHNPPSEAFLDACDKLGLLVMDEAFDGWKGAKNKYDYSIYFDQWWKSDLETMVLRDRNHPSIFMWSSGNEVSERKTPEAVQTAKMLAAAIKNIDATRPVTSAVVIWGEWEVFDPLMAVHDVAGYNYQLHSAPADHKRISSRVIVQTESYPRDAFANWKLVQDNSYIIGDFVWSAIDYLGESGIGRSFYSGQVPGENWDNEMFPWHGAYCGDIDLTGWRKPISHYRSLLYNDTEKLYMAVREPNPEPLEIKETKWSVWPTWESWTWPGHEGKNIDVEVYSKYPKVRLYLNDKLIGEKATGLEQEFRATFSVPFMPGILKATGLENGKETAPVILQTSGNAALAKLTADRKEILANGQDLSYVTVEITDKNGVIQPNATNRLHFKIEGPGIIAGISNADVKDYDQYAGSSVNAWHGRALVVIRSTRTTGNIKLSVTSPDLTEATLNIRTLNN
- a CDS encoding hybrid sensor histidine kinase/response regulator transcription factor, with protein sequence MRDFNRKIYVSALVLISIFILCNPLFAQENVYRFSHLDMSNGLSDNQVNAIYKDHKGFMWFGTLAGLNRYDGNEFKVFKHNSKDSTSIPDGYIIKIFEGPGKDLWVKSSNGFNIYDPSTEKFERFQDKHFKKYKIPGGYLRDIKTNNRGRYYFFIEKQGIFCYDEKSKVTTRYAHKKGELQSLHSDQINDFVEDLKGNLWVIYNDGVLDKFNLKERRVINRYLEVSKRFRKQETFNLNHDSEGNIFIYSRGNPFGLYYLNAASAQFSYFGKKQDHSGLSSTNVSDIIEGDDGNIWIGTDHGGINMLNKKTGKLSYILSKEDDLRGLNDNSISTLYKDNNGIIWIGSFKKGISYYHKSIYKFPQSQYLTAKNAIHKDVNSFAEDHKGNLWIGTNGAGLLYLNRSTGQIKTYRNDPGNSNSLSSDIVVSLWIDHSGLLWIGTYLGGLDAFDGQKFKHFKHSADPSSLSDNRIYALLEDSSRRLWIGTLNGGLDLFDRNTNKFKHFNPSVKNTLNSYVVSCLYEDKNKNIWIGTTAGVNILDHKTSGFKYLKNNSKDTNSLVQNDVNSIVEDARGWVWIGTREGLSIYHPRTGKFKNLSEDVGLPENTVFELLEDEDHHIWYSSRKGLYKISVIAEGKTYKFRYSKYNKSDGLQSTQFNINAVAKTRAGELIFGGPNGFNIFRAGQIKNSQVPSGLLLTDLEVFNHEVRVGESINGRTILPQTITELKKLTLSYKENVFSIRFALLNYFNHHKITYRYNLEGFDKRWLTVPSEIPKATFTNLDPGEYTFHVKAFNGNDVVPLAESELKIIILPPFWRTTWAYVLYILAIGMLLLFIRSRGINKLKREFAVVQERNRARQLREEDRKEAERLRELDLLKIKFLTNLSHEFRTPISLILAPVDTLLSEAKEQERNGKLSMIKRNARRLLNLVNQLLDFRKMEEQELRLNEGEGEIVSFIREATDSFYDLAERKRIKLIFKSAVENLYVSYDHDKVERILFNLLSNAFKFTPTGGTVSVELQQLFDQTKDDRVSVELKVSDSGIGIPKDKQEKIFERFFQNETSSSILNQGSGIGLSITKEFVKMQGGEIMLKSEPGLGSCFTIHLNLSPVAIAVQEDKAIGNADSQCGNPAEKNQENNAADKRLRIRNAPVVLLVEDNEDFRFYLKENLSFFYKIVEASNGKEGWQKALALHPHLIVSDISMPEMNGTELCEKLKSDERTKHIPIILLTALTAEEEQLKGLETGANDYMTKPFNFEILHSKIKNLLTLRQTFKKTYSRHIEMASPEMEIESDDAKFLNTALLYIETNLHNSQLSVEDLSKHMAMSRVSLYKKCLKVTGKTPVDFIRSVKLEKAAVLLEKSNKTISEICYMVGFSTPNYFAKSFKAKYNVLPSEYIVEKRIG